The Papaver somniferum cultivar HN1 chromosome 6, ASM357369v1, whole genome shotgun sequence genome segment CCTAGGTGGAGAGCCTCCATGGATAGAGAGATAAATAAATTATTGCATAATGGTACTTGGAAATTGCTATTTCTCAGTTCAGGTGAGAATGTTATAAGCTACAAGTAAATATTTAGGATCAAGAGAAGTTGATGGTTCAATAGAAAAATATAAAGCCATATAGGTTGTCGAGCGATATAATCAAGTTGAGGGGATTAATTATCAGGACAATTTTGTACTGTAGTTAATCCTATCACAGTTCGCATGATTCCTTATATTTCTATTTTTAAAGATTGACAAGTCAGACAACTAGATGTCAATAATGCTTTCTTGCATGGTCATTTGTCAAAAGATGTATGTATGATCCAACCTTCGTGCTATACTGACAAGCTTATGCAAATCATGTTTTCTAATTATAATGATCAATCTATGGCTTAAAGCAATCTTCTAGGACATGGTTTGACAGACTTAGTCAGTTTTTGTTGAGTTCCATAGAGAGATATAAAGCCATATCGACTGCCGAGGGATATAATCAAGTTGACGGGATTGATTATCCTACCACAATATGCATGATTACTTATATTTCTATTTACAAAGGTTGGCAAGTTAGACAACTAGATGTCAAAACGCTTTCTTGCATGGTCATTTCTCAAAAGATGTGTGTATGATCCAACCTTCATGCTGTACTGACAAGCTTCTGCCAAATTATGTTTGCTAATTATAGTGATCAATGTATTGCTTAAATCAATCTCCTAGAGCATGGTTTGATAGACTTAGTCAGTTTTTGTTAAattgttgtttttattctttaaaAAATGACACTTATCTCTTCTTTAGGGTTGATGCCTCTGCAGCTCGATATGTCCTTATTTATGTAGCTGACATCTTAGACTTGGTAGTTATTCATCTACATTGATCAACTCATTAGCGACTTGGAGAGGATAATTTGCTATCAAAGACTATGAATTTTGTAGGGATACTTCTCTGTCAAGAGCAATACATAACAAATTTATTAATCAGGACCAAAATTGAATTTCATCAAAGTCATGCTCCACTCCTTTTGCCTCTACTAATGTTTCGAAGAATCTCCAACTTTTGATGTTCATATTCATGGGGCTTTTCAGCATATGCAGTCATCAACAAAGGTTATTTAATCTGCAGTAAAGTGTATTCTCGGGTATTTGCAGAGTACTCTTTCGTATGATTTACAGTTCAAAGGTGAAGTTATTTCCAGATTCAGGTATTTtctgatgcagattgggctggtGACCCAGCTGATCACATGCGATCTACTAGTGGTACGACCAACCATGTTCATCATACCGAACTTGATTTCCCCGTGTTCTATAAAGCATAAAACTATCTCCAGATCGAGTACTGAATTTTAATATCGTGCTTTAGCTGATGCAACTCCTGAGATTATGTGGGTTCAATCACTTTTGCCAGATCTTGAATTACATTCTCTAAGAGCTCTAGTCTTGTGGTGTGATAATATGGCGGCTGCTTATCTCACAGGTAATCTCATATTTAGTTGTTGCAAAGTTTTTGGAGGTAAATTATTTTGTCTGCTCAATAgcagataaaaaaaatatttactagAGGTTTATCTACTTCAAGTTTTTTTCTTGAACACAAGCTCAGTGACTCAGATCCTCCATCAACAATAGACTTTCGGAAATATATCAGAGCATAAGCTTATTCACTCATGTGTACAAGTGATCATTTTCGTTGTGCTAAAAACTTGTTGGTAACCGGTTAAAACTGTTGTCAATTTAAATCGGTTATCAAACTTGCTTAAATACCTGCTTTTTCATTTTTCTATACTCAAGAAATTACAATTGAAATGGAATAAAATTTGAGAGTATGTTCACCAACGGTCACTCTATTAACGGGTCCAAAATAAATGAAATAGCcagaaatatttaaaaaaatcctATTTTCATTTCTAGAACTACAATGGTTCTGGACAGACCGTCCATTTAAACCGCTGGAAAACGGGATAGACATAAAATTAAGTGGGTCTTGTCCCTACGTGGAAAACATGGAGGATGCTTCTGGTGTTTTAAGTCTGTGCGGTTTTTTTTTAGTTTGGTTCAAATTGAATTTTCGTTAGAAAAATTAACCCAGTAAATGTCTCTACAAATACAAATAATaggttgttgtgttgtgtttaaGAAGAAAATCAAGTAATCAAAACAGATGGAATTGACTTATCTGCAGCCTATCACCGAGCGTAAAAATCACGCAGAACTTTGGGTGGTGCACATCATTTAATGAATAAAGTTTTTAGCAAAATATCATAAATAAGGGCATACCAGTAACTTAAACATTCCATCAATCTCATCAGACCTTATGCTAACCAGCCGCAGTCTTGAGTAGTACACAGAATCAATTGCGATAAATCTGTAATTTGCGATTAATTACTGTCTTTCTCACTATATATAACACATACTGCTACTCACTTTCTCTTCCTACTCTTCAGCTTTCCCTAAAGGAATAGAATTTATCGAAAAATAAAGTAAGAAATTAATACTCAATTTATTCTAAAGATCTGCTTCAGCCATGGCGATGGCCTTCAAGATGGTATACCACTACTACATACTGATGCTCTATGATAACTATCCCTTTCTCTAGTCTCTTGTTTCTAATTACTCAATTGTTGATATGGTGTTATTTGTTGTATTTGAATAGGCAACGACTGGAATATGGGCAACAGAAGAATGTAAGAGTGCATTCATGGAGATGAAATGGAAGAAAGTTCATCGTTACATAGTTTTTAAGATCGATGAAAGATCTAAGCTAGTGACCGTTGATAAAGTTGGTGGGGCCGCTGAGAATTACGATGATCTTACATCTTCATTACCTGATAATGATTGTAGATATGCagtctttgattttgatttcgttACTGATGATAATTGTAGGAAAAGCAAGATCTTCTTTATCGCATGGTAATCCTTTCATTTTTGATTatcattcatcattattctccaTTTCAGATCATTATTTGGATCATTTTGATGATACTGATTTTGATTGATTACAGGGCACCAACAGCATCAAGGATAAGGGCAAAGATGTTATATGCAACATCAAAAGATGGACTGAGAAGAGTTCTGGATGGTATTCATTATGAAGTACAAGCTACTGATCCGGATGAGATGGGATTTGATATTATTAGAGACAGAGCCAAATAAATTTTCGCAAGACACTCCTATGCCGAGCAAATTTGGTGGGGTTGAGACAATTTTTGCCACTGGAGCTCACTTTTTAGGACAGTCTCTCTATATCCTGGCATCATATCAATTAGTGTTCTCCGTCCATTTACTCTATCCAAGACTCCGGCAAGACTTGAAGTTGAAGCCACTTGTGTATTTGGTGGCAATTAAAATTCCGCGCCTCCCTAATATATACTATTTACCTGCAATAAGATCTGAAACCCGTAGAGGTAAAAGATAAGAAAATGTGATTCCCACCGGAGGCCGAGGCAATGTTGTTTTTGAGCTTCATTTATATCCCCTGCACCAATGATTA includes the following:
- the LOC113288922 gene encoding actin-depolymerizing factor 5-like → MAMAFKMATTGIWATEECKSAFMEMKWKKVHRYIVFKIDERSKLVTVDKVGGAAENYDDLTSSLPDNDCRYAVFDFDFVTDDNCRKSKIFFIAWAPTASRIRAKMLYATSKDGLRRVLDGIHYEVQATDPDEMGFDIIRDRAK